The Brassica napus cultivar Da-Ae unplaced genomic scaffold, Da-Ae ScsIHWf_2778;HRSCAF=3551, whole genome shotgun sequence genome includes a region encoding these proteins:
- the LOC111216231 gene encoding uncharacterized protein LOC111216231, producing the protein MASTRINSLTTIYKSPRRYSSNHKSPNQIKLVSNSLSSKPNTTQLPSNLYTVSFKTIGTGKLSISRYPDFEYSPQGGSGSGTARCIDADGCDKNRTSNSELSVSFDVGTLYIPSLTNQTTKFLGLPLPPFLKIDIAPEMFQGTIDQDSGKVELEFTAKFCFTAGGGIYRAPPLVVKTVLTTEESIGEKKRGRGERMDGEGKCRLVGVARVETVDDLFMNTFLSLPSECLADLQAVISVAGS; encoded by the exons ATGGCTTCAACAAGAATAAACTCATTAACAACAATCTACAAATCCCCAAGAAGATACAGTTCTAACCACAAATcaccaaaccaaatcaaactagTTTCAAACTCCCTAAGCTCTAAACCCAACACAACACAGCTCCCAAGTAACCTCTACACTGTCAGTTTCAAGACTATTGGAACAGGTAAGCTTAGCATCTCAAGATACCCTGATTTCGAATATTCTCCTCAAGGAGGTTCCGGCTCCGGAACTGCCCGGTGCATCGACGCGGACGGTTGTGATAAAAACAGAACATCAAACTCTGAACTGTCCGTTAGTTTCGATGTGGGCACTCTTTACATTCCTTCTCTTACAAACCAAACCACCAAGTTTCTTGGCTTACCATTACCTCCGTTTCTGAAAATCGACATAGCTCCGGAGATGTTCCAAGGAACCATCGACCAAGATTCCGGCAAG GTGGAGCTGGAGTTCACTGCTAAGTTCTGTTTTACGGCGGGAGGTGGGATATACAGAGCTCCGCCGTTGGTGGTGAAAACGGTGTTGACGACGGAGGAGTCTAtaggagagaagaagagagggagaggagagaggaTGGACGGAGAAGGAAAGTGTAGGCTCGTCGGTGTTGCGAGAGTTGAGACTGTGGACGATTTGTTTATGAACACGTTCCTCTCTCTCCCGTCGGAGTGTCTCGCCGATCTACAAGCTGTTATTTCAGTCGCCGGTTCTTGA
- the LOC106431674 gene encoding post-GPI attachment to proteins factor 3, with translation MARNLLWVVVLIVVVSCLVWTLEASEGDADPLYKSCVDQCQKTGCVGDTCFHQCKFFSADGKANDGPWYMQEPLYLRWKQWDCQSDCQYECMMTREEERKRDGEKPTKYFGKWPLKHVYGIQEPVSAAFAALDLAIQFHGWVSYFILVYYHLPLQPNRKTYYEYNGLLHIYAIIVMNALFWSGVCHSRDVDLTQRLDYSSATVLAGYTLVLAVIRSFSIHDQSAKVMVTAPVLALVATHIIYLNFYNLDEGLHRKVIYGIGGVELVVWGLWSVLTSHPSKWKLRAFFVSCILTTCLRMLDFPPYKGYVDAHALWRAAGIPLSYLWWSFIRDDAVFRTTVLLKKSK, from the exons ATGGCGCGAAATCTGTTATGGGTTGTTGTACTTATTGTTGTAGTCTCTTGCCTTGTTTGGACACTGGAAGCGAGTGAAGGAGATGCTGATCCTCTTTACAA GTCATGTGTTGATCAATGTCAAAAAACTGGATGCGTGGGGGATACTTGCTTCCATCAATGTAAATTTTTTTCAGCTGATGGAAAGGCCAATGACGGTCCATGGTACATGCAAGAGCCACTTTACCTGCGATGGAAGCAGTGGGATTGCCAAAGTGATTGTCAATACGAATGCATGATgactagagaagaagagaggaaaaGAGACGGTGAGAAACCTACCAAGTACTTCGGTAAATGGCCACTCAAACATGTCTATGGCATTCAG GAACCTGTCTCCGCTGCTTTCGCTGCTCTTGACCTTGCAATACAGTTCCATGGATGGGTCTCTTACTTCATCCTCGTTTACTATCACTTGCCTCTCCAGCCAAACCGAAAAACTTACTATGAATACAATGGATTACTGCATATCTATGCCATCATTGTAATGAATGCACTCTTCTGGAGTGGTGTCTGTCACAGCAG AGATGTCGACTTGACACAGAGGCTAGATTACTCTTCGGCTACAGTACTAGCCGGTTATACGCTAGTTCTAGCTGTAATACGGTCTTTCAGTATACATGATCAATCTGCCAAAGTCATGGTTACTGCACCTGTTCTTGCACTTGTAGCAACTCATATCATCTACCTCAATTTCTACAACCTTGATGAAG GGCTGCACAGGAAAGTTATATACGGTATAGGAGGAGTAGAGCTAGTAGTGTGGGGTTTATGGAGTGTTTTAACGTCGCATCCATCTAAGTGGAAGCTAAGAGCTTTCTTTGTCTCGTGCATACTCACAACGTGTCTGAGAATGCTTGACTTCCCTCCTTACAAAGGCTATGTTGATGCTCATGCTCTTTGGCGAGCTGCAGGGATCCCTCTGTCTTATCTGTGGTGGAGTTTTATCCGTGATGACGCCGTTTTTAGAACCACTGTTCTTCTCAAGAAATCAAAGTGA